A genome region from Hevea brasiliensis isolate MT/VB/25A 57/8 chromosome 7, ASM3005281v1, whole genome shotgun sequence includes the following:
- the LOC110654273 gene encoding uncharacterized protein At1g03900 has protein sequence MSFEEDEESMEHTLLVVREVSVYKIPPRSTSGGYKCGDWLQSDKIWSGRLRVVSCKDRCEIRLEDPNSGELFAACFVNPGQRETSVETVLDSSRYFVLKIEDGIGKHAFIGLGFAERNEAFDFNVALSDHEKYVRREHEKQIGETSESDTHIDIHPAVNHRLKEGETIRINVKHKPSSGTGMLSAAGLSGDHSGTGKPKTLGIAPPPSGAGKLRSPLPPPPNDPAAARITAANHSVYIKAPKENTKRSTDPLSDLSPLERSLPSATSGSTKTTASGWAAF, from the exons ATGTCATTTGAGGAGGATGAGGAATCCATGGAGCACACTCTCCTGGTGGTCCGCGAGGTTTCCGTCTACAAAATTCCTCCCCGCTCTACCTCCGGCGGTTACAAATGCGGGGATTGGCTACAGTCCGATAAGATCTGGTCCGGTAGGCTTCGGGTCGTGTCTTGCAAAGACCGATGTGAGATCCGGCTGGAGGATCCCAACTCCGGTGAGCTGTTCGCAGCATGTTTCGTAAATCCAGGTCAGCGCGAGACATCGGTAGAGACGGTGCTAGACTCGTCCCGGTATTTCGTGCTTAAAATCGAGGACGGAATAGGGAAGCACGCATTTATCGGACTAGGGTTTGCAGAGAGGAATGAAGCTTTTGATTTCAATGTGGCGTTATCGGATCATGAGAAATACGTGAGGAGAGAGCACGAGAAGCAGATCGGAGAGACTAGCGAGAGCGACACTCACATCGACATACATCCTGCTGTAAATCACAGATTGAAG gaAGGTGAAACCATTCGAATAAATGTGAAGCATAAACCATCTAGTGGAACTGGAATGCTTTCAGCTGCAGGACTGTCAGGGGATCATTCTGGGACTGGAAAGCCTAAAACTTTAGGGATTGCCCCTCCACCAAGTGGGGCAGGAAAATTAAGGTCTCCACTCCCACCCCCTCCAAATGATCCAGCTGCTGCACGGATTACAGCTGCTAATCACAGTGTCTATATTAAAGCacctaaagaaaatacaaaacgtTCAACTGATCCTTTATCAGATCTTTCTCCACTTGAG AGGAGTCTTCCTTCAGCAACATCTGGATCAACAAAGACAACTGCCTCAGGATGGGCGGCTTTCTAG
- the LOC110654272 gene encoding dolichyl-diphosphooligosaccharide--protein glycosyltransferase subunit 2, whose protein sequence is MRSAVSLTPQTTLSSIARMARSLGGFLVLLVAALICLAFVVSAASIFQPISDSHRSAALELFTPLDGSFRSLEETFEALRTFEVLGLDKKPDISLPSCRSVMETLGSSSSVSKDLFYALKVNGILKCEISEEVFEGVVSKIQAAVSSASLLLDFYHSIGSLVLIKDQTFKDDLHLGDTEGIFHSIKALSQSDGRWRYSSNKPESSTFAAGLALEALAGVVLLSSSEIDQSLIATTKNDILKLFDSIEKYDDGALYFDEKLVDAHEHQGPLSTTSSVVRGLTAFAAVSSGNLNLPGDKIVGLAKFFLGIGIPGDAKDLFNQMDSLACLESNRVSIPLILSLPATVLSLTKKDMLKVKVNTVLGSNAPPLTLKLVRVLSSDSKDTSIFENQELKFDPESEEYLLDALPKSVDVGNYIFVFEAVLHDPEHKKIYTMGSQTQVPIFLTGVIKVDNAEIEVLDSDLGIVETKNKLDLAGENLVSLSANHLQKLHLAFQLTTLLGHAFEPHQAILKLRHETGVEHIFLVGNSGKKFEIVLDFLGLVEKFFYLSGKYDIQLTVGDAVMENSFLSALGSIELDLPEPPEKAPRPPTQPVEPYSRYGPRAEISHIFRAPDKRPPKELSLTFLGFTLLPFIGFLVGLLRLGVNLKNFPSSSVPAIFAILFHLGIAAVLLLYVLFWLKLDLFTTLKALGFLGAFLMFVGHRTLSCLASTSAKLKSA, encoded by the exons ATGCGAAGCGCGGTGAGTCTCACTCCTCAGACGACTCTTTCCTCCATTGCAC GAATGGCCAGAAGTCTAGGAGGATTTCTGGTGCTGCTCGTGGCAGCATTGATCTGCTTAGCTTTCGTTGTCTCTGCTGCTTCGATCTTTCAACCAATTTCTGACTCCCACCGATCTGCCGCTTTGGAGCTTTTCACGCCTCTTGATGGGTCCTTTAGAAG TTTAGAAGAAACATTTGAGGCCCTTCGGACATTTGAGGTTCTTGGACTTGATAAAAAGCCGGACATAAGTTTACCATCTTGCCGTTCTGTAATGGAAACCCTTGGGTCGTCATCTTCAGTATCAAAGGATTTGTTTTATGCTTTAAAAGTGAATGGAATATTAAAATGTGAGATAAGTGAGGAAGTTTTTGAG gGCGTTGTTTCAAAAATTCAAGCTGCTGTCAGCAGTGCTAGTTTGTTGCTTGACTTCTACCATTCAATAGGAAGTTTGGTACTTATCAAG GATCAGACATTTAAAGATGATCTACATCTTGGTGACACTGAAGGAATTTTTCACTCCATCAAG GCTTTGAGCCAGAGTGATGGAAGATGGCGCTATAGTTCTAATAAACCTGAGTCTAGTACCTTTGCTGCAG GTTTAGCACTTGAAGCTCTTGCTGGGGTGGTCTTGTTATCATCTTCTGAGATTGATCAATCGCTG ATTGCTACAACTAAAAATGATATACTGAAGTTGTTTGACAGCATTGAGAAGTATG ATGATGGGGCTTTGTACTTTGATGAGAAACTGGTTGATGCGCATGAACATCAGGGTCCTCTTTCAACTACATCTTCTGTTGTTAGAGGATTGACTGCATTTGCAGCTGTGTCTTCAGGAAACTTGAAT CTTCCAGGTGACAAAATTGTGGGTTTGGCTAAGTTTTTCCTGGGCATTGGTATTCCTGGCGATGCTAAAGATCTATTCAATCAAATGGACTCCTTGGCTTGCCTGGAGAGCAATAG GGTTTCCATCCCTCTGATTCTATCACTTCCAGCAACTGTGCTTTCACTGACTAAGAAGGACATGCTTAAG GTTAAGGTGAATACTGTACTTGGTTCAAATGCACCTCCTCTGACTCTAAAACTTGTACGAGTTCTCAGTTCTGATTCAAAGGATACTTCCATATTTGAGAACCAG GAACTCAAGTTTGATCCTGAAAGTGAGGAGTATTTATTGGATGCTTTGCCAAAGAGTGTTGATGTtggaaattatatttttgtttttGAG GCGGTGCTTCATGATcctgagcataaaaaaatttataccATGGGAAGTCAAACTCAAGTTCCAATTTTTTTAACGGGAGTTATCAAAGTTGATAATGCTGAAATTGAAGTGCTTGACAGTGACTTGGGGATTGTAGAAACCAAAAATAA GCTAGATTTAGCTGGAGAAAATCTTGTCTCATTGTCCGCAAACCACCTCCAGAAGCTGCACCTGGCTTTTCAATTGACCACTCTTCTTGGCCATGCTTTTGAGCCACACCAG GCAATTCTTAAGTTGAGACATGAGACTGGTGTTGAGCATATCTTTTTGGTTGGGAACTCTGGAAAGAAGTTTGAGATAGTTCTA GATTTTCTTGGACTGGTTGAGAAATTTTTCTATCTATCCGGTAAATACGACATTCAGCTTACTGTTGGTGATGCTGTAATG GAGAACTCTTTCCTAAGTGCCCTTGGTAGTATTGAGCTGGACCTACCAGAACCACCTGAGAAGGCACCTCGTCCACCCACACAGCCTGTTGAACCTTActcaagatatggtccaagaGCAGAGATAAGCCACATCTTTAGGGCACCAGATAAGCGTCCACCTAAGGAGCTATCTCTGACTTTCTTGGGTTTTACACTCTTGCCATTCATTGGATTCTTAGTTGGG CTATTACGTCTAGGGGTGAACCTGAAGAATTTTCCTTCTTCATCTGTgcctgccatatttgccatcctcTTCCATTTAGGAATTGCAGCAGTTCTGTTGCTCTATGTGCTTTTCTGGCTGAAG TTGGATCTTTTCACAACATTGAAAGCGCTTGGTTTCTTGGGAGCTTTCCTGATGTTCGTTGGACACAGAACCCTTTCCTGCCTGGCCTCAACATCAGCCAAGTTGAAATCTGCTTGA